From the Papaver somniferum cultivar HN1 chromosome 2, ASM357369v1, whole genome shotgun sequence genome, the window tgtgcccgctagagtcgatctccattaacctttgattttcttttctaaaatcaggttaacgacttaaagacttcattgggattgtgaagccagaccgatgctactttatcgtagttgtgtgatctgatcttgcatcttctatcgtacgagtacaatcgattgattggcttgagatcctgAGAGTTgtctgatatgcaagataaagaagtcacaaacatcttcttctcactgtttgtgattcctcgacaatccgcttgtgtagtcaggaaggattgtagagaggtgattgattaatctaggctgttcttcgggaatataagaccggattatcaactgattcatgttcaccttgattttatatcaaaagacggaacaaaacctagggtttatctgtgggagacatatttatccttttatagacttttctgtgtgagacagatctgtttattatcaagtctgtgattttgggttgcaacaactcttggttgtaggtgagatcagctaagggaatcaagtgcgcagtatcctgctgggatcagaggcataggagtacaattgtaccttggatcggtgggagactgattggggttcaactatagtccattccgaagttaatttgcagtaggctagtgtctgtagcggcttaatacagcgtgtattcaatctggactaggtaccgggttttttctacatttgcggtttcctcgttaacaaaatttctggtgtctgtgttatttcttttccgcattatatttatataattgaaataatacaggttgtgcgttcgtgatcatcaattggaaatccaacctttggttgttgattgatattggttgatccttggaaattggtctttggtaccgtccaagtattccttgtatttgataaaaactcgctattgtttttagcttgagtaaaaatcaaatcaagagagaagaGCATTAAATTActttccaaaggtaaaagtgttcatgtctctgaggacgatcagtctgagaatgatttttcagatgaagaccttgacaagttggtctccttgatcacaggacagtttagggatcttctattgaagagaagtaaacggttttcaagagacaaacctaggtcatcagacaaaactcacggtcgcgtacctcctaaaaacagggatgctgacgaggacatgcctcagtgctttaagtgtaagggttttggccattttgctaacgaatgcccaaatcgtagaaaatacactgggaacaaaggtctagctgtaacacttgatgaaatgtctaaaacctatgattccgatgaagataggaaatcaagtgtagggctccttggtgaaaacatcgattttgatacttgtagcaatacatatatcaacctcaatgggttctgagaagaaggaaacccaatcaagctggaagattctctaactggaaaccctgtcagtaatgtttcaggatctactgtatgtctagcttcttgtacatctcagatgcctgaatactatccaagtttgacgtgctcgttttgttcgatgaagggagacgaactatcaaggtgttacaagtacaagcaccaaataaggcacgccagaaaacttcaacgaagagcatatcgattagcaaggaagctgaaacttgctcagaagaccgccgaggcatgtaggatcttatcttcgtctaagaagttggtttctagggatagagtaagaccatttgaaaagaaagtatggtcgaatcgttttgatagacggAAGTCTGAAGATTCttcccttgaggaaaaagatggacaaatcgttgttcatcgcaacacaacttgattgttttgttgggaaaatcttgtctcatgtgcctgatcgaaaaaaggaaagattgagtgttgattcaggctttagtaaagtttttccttcttttcttagatttgttattttttgtctatcaaataaaataaagggttattatcgacaattctactctttatagggttttagagttgggcgtatacgaacctgtcaataggtttcgaaccctacattcctttttcctttttgacatcctatataagatttcTTGTTGGGttaggtgattcaatcacacaaatccagttatttataactgttctcaaagcaccatgtcagatggaaaggatttcaacatgattgttaaatcttcaatcaaggaaaaagaaaatctcctgtttctaagtccctgaaaagacaaagaaggaatacaagaaatcccagggctgtaccttctaactctcagaagttttccaatTTTCTTGacgagttgaaggaagtaagaaaggagattcgtgaaataaagacttttgtgtcaaagtccttagaaattcagagagccttggtacgacataatcagccaagacagttcgttgatataaactcctatcttcgtgaaccgtatgttccaatggctgttgacaacaaggagtttgggaatgatgctgaatttctcaaaggcattgtcaccTAGGATgtattctttttggattagttggaagaataactagtgctttgaatagcgatgattgtgactacacatagctatttttgttttcatcttcttatgttattttttaggtttattggttattaaattctaaaaatatttggaggatgatgtttattgcagtattttaatggtttgtgatattacaatatttttatgggatatgtattgtttacatccgtgaacttgaaggtcccatattgcagtcaaaagtaaagtcgttcatgaatcggtattcgtattgatgaaaggacgaatggacttttgacatttacaaaagttatgcctatgcagtcatgtatttgatggaaaataggataaaatcttttgttcaacaaggataatatctattatgtcattatgatggaaaataaaatagatccatgtatattatccacggtattgatcttcattgatccattttattatgttttaccgtgaaggctccattgtgtgtcttatgttgagtaccttacaactaagtcgatttaccttggatttgttggttgttccataagatgttatatgtcgagcattagaaactaaattaatcaactagtttggttatttatttagtactccataagtcttctttcttatgttgagtacatgtacggttaaggttgtcatattctatgatgaacttagtcggggttccataagttctcttatgttgagcccaaaataattaaattaattacttcggtgattagtttggttgtttgtattccaattagactaattataggttctcttgtaattaatctagttgagttttcatatattccacaagttcttgtgttgagtatatgaaaggctacactatcatgttccttggttaatgtagtcatatattccgtaaggttttccttatgttgagtatttgaacggttaagttagtcatctccgtgtgattgacttagtcatagctccgtgagtttacttatgttgagcactttcaattaaatttatcacttttgtggtttgatttagttgtgtattccaattgaattaatcatgggtttacttgtggttaatttggttgagctttggatatagaaaatcattcctatggtttttggtgtccaataaaaaatctttcttttctttcgaaattaaggtctctcttgttgttctctcgggaatgacatcaaatggggagagttcttttgaacttgtgcttaatggtaatatcttgcggggagtacggctgtggaattttataggggttatcttgtatcttaaaactccttgatgaatgctgttagcttcggctattagattgcatctaaattaagttggtatgtatttttcttttggtcatgaaatgtctcttgtggaaatttcattatgatcccattcttgtacctttgccaattttattgacaaaaagggggagaaatattgtagttcacactacaaatacatatggttttcggatcattgtgtaagggggagtggtttccatgatcgagatggagtattgactaggggggatgatacatatcaccgtagtattattgttaaagtcgtgatacaattggactttgatgttatataataatattttgacaatgtataataatgatcgagaatctcgatttctctcattgttatagctacggatcttcaacaacgatggtgctaaacttacaacctttgggatcattagagtacttggaaggacgaagatttcaaggaacgttgaagattagactatggaataggagccactaaagtttatcttttttgtattcgatatgtattaatagttttgtcactaaaattgacaaagggggagattgttagagcatagctcggtcaatctcgcatgcgttgctatctcaagcatgtttgtcaatgttagtgatcaaaactataagtcttgatttctagcctacatagctaagtctcgtactaggatagaaaagtgtagttgagatcaaggacttcatggtgattcatcatacaacgatgaagatctatacaaggaaccgtggaacttcatcaacaaaaaggtatgtggagacttgaacttatctatcactcaaaagtatatctcttctatctcctacttcttatgagacaaaatttatATGctgtatagactagatcatacacatttgacatttcaagttgagcattcattgcttaccttttatctcgaaatcgtgtgttggtaaagcgtttcgctttgatcaagtttatcttcacctagtgacgaaagtcatgaaaagtttcaatcactttgaaaattgctctgacgtgaatcggtctgtgaataacggctacatagcgtcctctgagaatgtctcaatgattgaaatgagagtttcgattacataaccatgtattccttgaaccgaagttttcgaactttgttgatcaagagaaatcgagaggattatggaattggctttccaagtccgcgaacccagttcgcagaCTCAATCAGCAAActgtcgaaagttctcgaccgagaatttctgctggattttccaaaaactcgtttgtgtgctaagtccgtgaactggcgaaagttctcttttcgagaatttctgctgagtttggaaaactcaaccgattaacttaagtctgcgaacttgtttgtgaacttaagaggttatgatctaaagatgtgctatgaacatgaaacattaaattactatggaatgctttatgcaaaccgtggctataatgttcatgagccgattcaatcgaataaaATCATCTtcgttttaattgtgtcttgtgtagttacataagatctcatagcaattgaacaactctttaactagttcatttgagtcaattgaactagttatggtgaagaagaataaggttaatatgaaatactcatatggttaaccttttgggttactatgttgaaccaacatacacgtacacatttgggcatggttttcacgaacccagtaaacgtctacccaagtgtgtgtgacaagctaagttttcgatctaacggttgagaaatattagcttgaatctaaatcaggttttcatctaacggtgaataaggattgctttgtaactaaggcaaaaccctgatttgaaggctatataaaggtgacatctagcattgtgcaaaactaatctccacacgtctgtgtgctactagtgcgcccgttaGAGTCGATccccattaacctttgattttcttctctaaaatcaggttaacgacttcactgggattgtgaagccagaccgatactactttatcgtagttgtgtgatctgatcttgcatcttctatcgtacgagtacaatcgattgattggcttgagatcatgagagttctccaataggcaagataaagaagtcacaaacatcttcgtctcactgtttgtgattcctcgacaacccgcttgtgtagtcaggaaggattatagagaggtgattgattaatctaggctgttcttcgggaatataagaccggattatcaattggttcctgttcaccttgattttatatcgaaagacggaacaaaacctaggatttatctgtgggagacatatttatcctttgatagacttttctgtgtgagacagatctatttattatcaagtctgtgattttgggttgcaacaactcttggttgtgggtgatatcaactaagggaatcaagtgcgcagtatcctgctgggatcagaggcaaaggagtacaactgtaccttggatcggtgggagactgattggggttcaattatagtccagtctgaagttagtttgcagcagtctagtgtctgtagcggcttaatacagtgtgtattaaatatggactaggtcccggggtttttctgcatttgcggtttcctcgttaacaaaatttctggtgtctgtgttatttcttttccgcattatattttatataattgaaataatacaggttatgcgttcgtgatcatcaattggaaatccaacctttggttgttgaatggtattgattgatccttggacattggtctttgataccgtccaagtattccttgtatttgataaagactcgctaaaatcaaatcaagagagagatattaacttcttgagatacttttagctagattgagtctgactgtctagttcattctctagtaaagtatttcggagttagtccatacagattgctaagagaaatattgggtggtgttgttagaccccctctttttcacatACTCTTTTGAATATGCTTTTCATCCTGGTAGTTACTGCTGGGTTTGTATTCTGCTCTTCAAAAATATTTGTGTAAGATGACTTGACGGAGAAATAGTCATTCTTCTCTAAATTACGACCAATTTTATCCTCATAATTAGGATGGTTGGAAATGTTAAGGATAAGTTTTGTTGTTTCAACTTCAAAGAGAGAGTAAACTAGGTCATAGTTCCAGCTAGAACAATCAGAAGAAAACAGTTGGTGGACATACTTGTATTGTTCATGATTAGTAGCTTTATTATTGGGAATTGATGGCTCATACAGACCCAATACCTAGTTATGTTTTCATATAAGTACCTTTTTACTATTGCCAATATACCAACAACTGTATTTGTTGTTGAAGTTCAATTCAGAGTTTATGCTTATTAGGATCAAGTTGAATTAGCTTTTTTCTTAATATCAAACACCTAACCATGATTAGTAACTCCATTCTTGGGAATTGGTGGCTCAGTCGGACCGATCATCCAGTCATGTTTCCATATCAGTAGATTTTGACCATTGAAAATACACCAAAAATTGTATTTCTTGATGAAGTCCAACTCAGAGATGATGCTTGTCCATGACCAAGTAGAATTAACTCTTTTCTTAATATTAAACACCTGACCATCCCGAAAGTATTTGGCTTGGAGTGATTTAACACAATCTGAAGTGTGATCAGTGCATAATCTCCATGCTGATTTTGCTAAAAAAGCTTTATTAAACAAGTGTAAATCTCTAAATCCCAGACTACTATCTTCTTTAGGTATATTCACATTATTCCATGAAATAAGTTGTTTACCCTTGTTTGATTTCTTTTTCCTCCAAAACTTTTGATGTGAAGAATTCATCTTTCTGATGGTAGAATCTGGGAGCTTAAAGCTTGTCATGTGATAAAATGTAATTGCATTAGCGATATTTCTTACCATTACAGACCTGGCAGCTTCAAATATATTGATACATCTCCATCTTGACAGTCGTGTGTCCATTTTATCCATGAGAATAAATAAAGGAATTTTTTAGTTTCTTCCGATAAAGAAAGGCAAGTATTTTTCTTCATTAATGTCCAACTGTCTAACTTGAGGAATACCACTAATAGTCTGACATGAAGAAGGATTCATATTTTTACTGAAGTAAACTGCTGATTTGTTAAAGTTTATAAGTTGTCCTAAACAAAAACTGAAATATTCAATCACTTGAAGCATTTTCCTTTTCTGAGTTATATTGCAAAATAAAAGGCATTCATATGTGATTAACAAATGATTGATCTTTGGAGTCGATTTAGAAATCTTCATCCTTGTCAACTGTTTAGTAACTTCATAGTGAATAAACTCTCTAGAGAATGCTTTCAtggataaaataaaaaaagaaaatgggAAAGTGGATCTCCTTGTCTTATCCATCTTGTGGGATTGATGGATATTGGTGGAGAGTCATTTATCATGATTCCCACTTGAGTAGTAGAAATGCATTGAAACACAAGCTGACATAACTTTtcacaaaaaccaaatttcttaagAACTCCTTTTAGAAACACCCACTAAAGTCTGTCAAAAGATCGACATATCCATCTTTAAAGCTAGATGACCAGATCTCCCTTTCTTCTTTTCCATTGCTTGGACTAATTCTTGCATCATACATATATTTTCAGAAATCATCCTACCTGGAACATATGCTGACTGCATAGGTGAGATAATATTGACCATGTGCTTCTTTAGTCTCAGAGCTATGATCTTTGAGATTAACTTGTATACAGTATTACATGGAGCAATTGGACAAAAATCTTCTGGTTTTTGGGATGAAGTAGTTTTTCGAACCAGAGTAACTCTAGTGTAATTAAGTTTCTTCAATAGAATACCAAAATGAAAGAAATCTTTAACCATTTTACACACATGTTCACCTACCATTTTCTATTGTGTTTGATAAAAACCTGGGGGAAACCATCTGGGCCTGGAGAAGTCCATGGATCCATTAATTGTTATTAAAGCACTACGAATTCTTGCTCATTAAGGATGAAAACTAGTTCAATATTATCTCGCTGATTATGGATATAGgaatatgatgaagaaaattgaaactGTCTCTTGGATTTTAAGTAGAACTGATGTTTTTGAAATGAGTGACTAGCAGCTGCTCAATAGATTGTCTATGTTGACACCAAGTACCATCTGATGCCTAAAGAGAATCAATAATGTTTCTAACTCTTCTTTGGTTATCCCTGACATGAAAATACTTAGAATTTTTATCCATATCATTATGAAAATGATCTCTTGCTTTTTGTCTGTTGGAACTAGCTTGAGATTTGTTAAGTGCATCAATTTGTTTCTCTAGATGTAAGACTTGAGAAGTATGGTTTCCTTGAGAATCAGCAGCTTGAAGACTTGATAATTCTTATTGAAGCTCAAAAACCTGTTTTGAATATGCCAAAAGTGTATTTACTCCATTTTGACAACATGTGTATGGTGCTGGATAGTTTATCAGGCAAAAAATGTGAACCTGAATGTTAGTGTTTCAagaatttattatttcattttcacaTAGGTTTTATTTTGAATCCAATACTCAAAGAATTTCTAGTTTCTACCTGTATTTCCAGTTGGAGAATAGAGTTAAAGCATAATAGGAACATGGTCAGATCCTAGTTGTGTTAAATATTTAAGAGTTGACGTTAATAGAGCTACCAACCCTTCTTTAACCTGACATGGACATCTCTTATGAAAAAGTGGAGAATTACTTTTCTTCTGACATTGATTTCCGTGCATTCGAGAAACTCATTCCGACTATCATTAAGATAAatacactacaagaaaagttATTTTTAGTAGCAAAATAGTTGTGCCACAAAAATCAATTTctttgttacaaaaaaaaaaatcaacaacttATCGCAAGTTGTAGAAAATATTTTACGACAACCTTAAGAAATTATCATCGATTATTTTTATTAACGACTTAAGTCTATTAGCcaccaaaaatatcttttcgCGAACAAATAAAATTGGCATTGTTCGCTAATTCTGTGGTCAAGATTTCTGTCACTCTAGTTAATTTGGTGAGAAAATTATTTTATTACTTAAATGATTTTAGCAACAAAGTTTCTTTGCCTCGAAATATTTTTATAGTGAGAATAAATTTTTCACTAAAATAGTTCTAGCAGCGAAATTGTTCGTCTCAAAATATATTTATTGCGAAGAAACAAATTCATAAGATAAGTAGTTTGAGCGG encodes:
- the LOC113352011 gene encoding uncharacterized protein LOC113352011; protein product: MDTRLSRWRCINIFEAARSVMVRNIANAITFYHMTSFKLPDSTIRKMNSSHQKFWRKKKSNKGKQLISWNNVNIPKEDSSLGFRDLHLFNKAFLAKSAWRLCTDHTSDCVKSLQAKYFRDGQVFNIKKRVNSTWSWTSIISELDFIKKYNFWCIFNGQNLLIWKHDWMIGPTEPPIPKNGVTNHG